In the genome of Pyrobaculum islandicum DSM 4184, the window TGAGCGATAAGCCCGCTATCATCATTGTTGATGGTAGAGAAGACCTTTCTAAACGTCTCTCTCAGACGCCGCTATATTTCGCATATCGTGGGCCCCATGGGAAGTGGTTTAGAAGCGTAGCCGAGAAACACTTAGACACAGACTGGGCCTCTCTCCCACCTGCTGAAGTTAAGACGGCGACGAGGAGAGAGCTAATAACAGGGGGCTTCATAAGGCTGAGGGACACAGTGGTGGTAGACCAAGCCAAGTGTATCTGGTGCGGCATGTGTGTCAGATCTTGTCCAGCTACGGCTTTTGAATATGTTGAGAGGAAATCTATTAGAGTGAGGTACGACCGGTGTATAGACTGCGGCCTATGCAACGCCGTGTGTCCCGTCGAGGCTGTGAAGATGCCGTCTCTACCTGACGGCTTTCTCGCCGAGCTTATAAAGACGGCTCCAGGGCCGTTGAAATTTATCTGTGACTATGCCTTCCAAGATGGCGACGAGGAGGGGGTGAGGGTCAAGTGTATCGCAGCCATACCTAAGCAATATCTCTATATTGCGGCGGCGAAATATGGCGAAGCCAGAGCCCACTGCTCCCGCGGCGAGAGGTGTCCCCTGTGGCCAGCCGTGGAGAAGTGGGGCGCGGGGCTTGTCCGCGAGGGCAGAGACTTCGTGGTGAGGGCCGAGAAGGCTCCTCTACAGCCTGGAGACAGGTGGCAGACGAGGATGCTCGCCGTGGCCCTGGGAATGTCTGTCGGCAGAGTGGAGGTGGCAGGGGGGTGCACCCTCTGCGGGGCCTGTGTCAACGTCTGTCCTACAGACGCCCTCTCCATAAAGGGCTTTGAGCTCCGTCTCACGCCGGCGTTATGTATCGCCTGCGGTGTTTGTGTAGAGAAATGCCCAGAGAAAGTGATAAAGATTGGGAAGACCCGGGAAGACAAGCCCTACGAGTCTAGGGTCGTCTTCCGCGA includes:
- a CDS encoding 4Fe-4S binding protein, giving the protein MSDKPAIIIVDGREDLSKRLSQTPLYFAYRGPHGKWFRSVAEKHLDTDWASLPPAEVKTATRRELITGGFIRLRDTVVVDQAKCIWCGMCVRSCPATAFEYVERKSIRVRYDRCIDCGLCNAVCPVEAVKMPSLPDGFLAELIKTAPGPLKFICDYAFQDGDEEGVRVKCIAAIPKQYLYIAAAKYGEARAHCSRGERCPLWPAVEKWGAGLVREGRDFVVRAEKAPLQPGDRWQTRMLAVALGMSVGRVEVAGGCTLCGACVNVCPTDALSIKGFELRLTPALCIACGVCVEKCPEKVIKIGKTREDKPYESRVVFRDSPARCSSCGKPLPYTETMARKLAERLKERGLPYEYIYLCEECRLKSSPV